In Colletotrichum destructivum chromosome 1, complete sequence, the sequence GTGCTGGTGTCTGTCACAATCTTTGTGTGTGTCTTCATACCTTACAATCTCGGACGCGTCAGCGTCTGGGCAGCCATGAACCCCATGCGCCTGGTCCGCATGCTTTTCAGCATGACCAAATTCATTCAAGATGTCGCTGTCGGTGTCATGGCCGGACTGAGCAGCCTCACCCTCTGCTTCATCTATACGTCGGGCAGGATGATGGGCTTCCCCGCTGGAAATGGGGTCGGCTTGCTCATGACCAAGACTTTCAACATCTTTATGAGCGCTTCCAGTCGGGTTCTCGAGAGCCTCACGAGCGAATTGCCCATCATCTCCACCACTGAGATGCAGAACTTCTCTGCTATCAGCCACGAAGCACTGCTCGACCTCAAGTCGTACCTGTCTGGCTCCTTTGTTGCTGTAGGCGACGTCGTGAGCTCTGTCTTCGACCGCGACCTCGTAGCAAACACCAAACACGTGGCAGATCTTGCGGCAAATGCAATTGTGTACGCGTGGAACGCCGTTCATGACCTTCCTATCAGCGTCCTCAACCCCGGATCGTGGGTTATCAGCTTTAGTGTGCCCgagccctcgacggcggtcAACCAGGCGCTGTCGTACTGGTCCGGCACCGACCGATTCTGGGCGATCCTCTGCGGATACTTGACCTTCTCGGCCATCAGCGCGCTCTACTTGCGACGCGGTTCCCCGTTCTCGAGCGGCCAGACAGGCCAGGAGTGGGAAGCCTCGTTGATCGACTTGCTGAACCAGGCCAGCGGCGTCATGAAGGTCATCCTCATTATCAGCATCGAGATGCTCATCTTCCCGCTGTACTGTGGCCTCCTTCTGGACGTGGCGCTTTTGCCTCTCTTCGAGGCCACCACGCTCAAGTCGCGCCTCGCCTTCACGGTCAACTTCCCGCTGACGTCTATATTTGTACACTGGTTTGTGGGAACGGGCTACATGTTTCACTTTGCCCTGTTTGTGTCCATGTGCCGTAAGATCATGCGCAAGGGCGTTCTCTGTAAGTGTGGCCTGCTTCTGCCCCCCTTGTGTTGTCGTCACCCGCTGACCCCTAACAGACTTCATCCGCGACCCCGACGACCCAGAATTTCACCCCGTCCGCGACGTGCTGGAGCGCAATGTCGTGACACAGCTACGGAAGATTCTATTCTCGGCCTTTGTGTACGGAGCATTGGTCATCGTCTgccttggtggtgtggtTTGGGGCCTGGCTCTCAGCCTCCCCAACGTGTTGCCCATCCACTACTCGTCCAACGAGCCCGTTCTGGAGTTCCCCGTCGACCTGCTGTTCTACAACTTTGCCATGCCTCTGGCGGTTAAATTCTTCAAGCCCAGCGACGGCTTGCACGCCATGTACACCTGGTGGTTCCGCAAGTGCGCCCGCGGCCTGCGACTGACATGGTTTCTCTTCGGCGAGCgccgcatcgacgaggaagggATCCTGGCATTGCGTCCAGGCTCGGACCTCGTTGATCTACCATGGTGGAAGCGGTGCTTCTTGGAGGTCAACTGGCAGAACAGAGTCGTGCCCAAGACGTGGGACGACACTTTTGAGGGTGGCACGGCCAAGCCGACGTCCTCCATCTCGGATAGTGAGATCGCCATGAAGAGCCTCCGAAAAGAACGTCTCGTCGAAACGGGACAGCTGATCGAAGACGGGCGCTTTGTACGCACACCTGCGTCGGACCAGGTCAAGATACCGAAGGGAAGACGCGTCTTCATACCCGTCACGGAGTCCAACTCGCGTCTGGACGGTAAGACCGACTCGCCCGATACAGACATCTATTCGACGGACCAGTACCAGCTGGTGTACATTCCGCCGCACTTCCGAGCCAGAATCTTCCTATTCATCATGTTCATCTGGatcttcgccgccgtcacgggcgTCAGCTTCACCATCGTGCCGCTCGTGTTCGGCCGCAAGATGTTCAAGGTCCTCATCCCGGCCCATATCCGGACCAATGACATTTATGCCTTCAGCATCGGCATCTACATCCTGGGCTCGGCAGCCTACTTCCTGTTCCACGCCCGCTCCCTGTTCAAGAAGACAATGGCCTGGGCGTCCTCTACTCTGCAGTCTGTGTGGCAGAGCAATGCCGCGATGGGGGTTGCCCTTATGGGCGTCCAAGCCGCCAGGCTTGCTTATGCGTATACCGTCCTCCTGGTTGTAGCGCCTCTCATCCTGACGGCGCTCATGGAGCTCTACTGCCTCATCCCCCTCCACACCTACATGTACCCGCCCACGCCTTATATCGCCGGGACCAACAACAGCGGACAGTTCACagacggcatcgtcgtctccAACCAGCACACGACAAGGGTCATACAGTCGTGGACTCTCGGCTTGCTTTACGTCAAGCTCGGTGCCCGGGCCATCACAAGCCTCTACGAAGGTACCCGCATGGCGCATGCCGTCCGCGCTGTTCTGCGTCGCGGCTGGCTGCAGCCCGACGTGCTCGTACTGACGAGGGCGTTTGTTGTGCCTGGCCTTCTCGTTGGGGGCCTGGCGATTTTTGGTCCTCCTTACGCGGTGGGCTGGATGGAGTCGCACGGTTTTCTTGGAACGCCGGCGCCTGCTCCTCACGAGCTCAAGATGATCTACCGACTGTCTTATCCCGCCGCGGCGTTCAGCGCGCTGGCTGCCATGGTCTTCTGGAGCATCGTGAGTGTGTTCAACAACTGGAAAGCGCGCATCAGGGACGAGGCCTACCTTATCGGAGAGAGGCTTCACAACTTTGGCGTGGGCGCTGCTGGTGCGGCGGGTACGCGCGGCCCCTGGAGAGTAAGAGGCCGATTGTAAAGTGAGTGGCATGTGATCACAAcagatgatgaagaaggcgaagaagagggctTTGTCCGCTTTTGGTAATTAGATGGGAAAGGGGCATCAGGCGTATGGTGTTGTTTCGTGTAACTTATACAGGCCAAGAGGGCTTGCGGCTCCTATATACACTAGGGCACCTTTATCCATACTTGCTTCCAGTAGCTCCGCGTTCTCGTCAGATTGAAGAGCACACAGGTGGGTGACACATGGGAGCCATTTTGAGACGCATAATGGACTAAAAGATGTGATGTTTAACTCCCGGACCACCAGCGGGTACGGCTCGTGTTTGGTATTTCTACTATATTCCCCAATGATCTCCTCTCGTTCAATTCGAGGCCCCTCCCTGGAGATCACGGTTCCAAAAACATATAAATGCACGCTCGCGTCCTTCCACCCGGTGGGCATTCCTAGAAGAGCAAAGCGGCcccgccaacggcggcggcggcaacggaggcgaagatggcggcggcagggccgagggagaagagaTTCCCAGCGGCCAGGCGGGGAGCTGCGTTGGGAGTGGTGgtggcgccgctgccgccggaagcggagggcgtggcggcggtgtcgaggAGAGCGGTCAGGGAGGGGTCGGAAGTGAAGTCGACGGTGATTGTTGCGTTCTTGCACTCGGAGTGGGatgggccggcgccggagacGAAGTTTACGGCGGAACACTTTGAGGGGGGGTTTATACGTTGTTAGTCGAGGTTcttgggggggaggaacGGGGCGGGGAATGGTTTTGTCCACGACTTACGGCGTACAGCAGGCCGTCGGGCGagtgggcgacgacggcgacgatgcccttCTGGCCGGTGAAGTTGGAGGGCACGGCGATCTGGGGCTCGCAGAAGCTGCCGTAGCCGGTCTGCATGACGACGGGGAAGACCTGGGTCCAGCCGCCCGAGGCGGTCTGGTCGAGGGTGGCGCGGAAGAGCCAGTTGGTCTGCGGGTGGCCGTTCTccatgccgacggcgtcgccgtcgacgtggaagtcgacggccggggaggaggaggacggggtGTAGCCGCCGCAGGGGCCGGTGCCCTGCTTGGAATCGCTGTCGCCGAGGGGTTTGGGgacggagagggagaagTGGGCTGTCGCGAGGGAAGCGAGGGCGAGcacggggaggaggaggcggcgggtCATGGTGGCgggtttgtttgtttgtttgttgaAGAGCTGGATAGAGTCGGTTGGAGCCTTGGCGAGTGTGAGGTGAGGTGTCTGGACTGAGATATCTAGATTTAAGATGCCTGGACTAGGATATCTGGAATCGAGGAAGGGTTTGACTTGGGATATGGAAGCGCGCAGCGCGAGGTCACAGAAGTATTATGGATAAGCTGGAGGTGAGATCTACGGTGGCTAGGCCCGGGATGGACGACAGGACACACGGGCTGTTTATGAACGGAGGAGGATAAGAATTGGTCAATTggcgagaagggggaaaaacTGGAAGTGACCTAGGCAACGAACAATCCTGTAGGGCTAGCCTGGTTGCGCCGTTTGTCTCGAAGACGGTTAggttgggggggaggggaccgGCGAGACGGATCGTGTGTTGCGGCATTCTCGGCAGGTCTGTCTGCCGGTGTGTGTCTATATACGTATGTAagtatatgtgtgtgtgtgtgtgtgtgtgtgtatgtaaGGACGGATGGGTGTTTGGATGGATGTATGTCTACAACCACGCGAGATAAAGTACACACACGCAAGTGAGTTATGATGAGACGGACGATTAGTATTGCGGCTAGGGAACCTAGGACAAGGCTTTTGTGCGAGCCTGTCTCCCCGAGAGTCAACCGGCGACTTCAGACCCGAGAGGAGAAAGTTGCCATCTTCGGAACTCGGCACAGACCAGAGCCGGTAGGGGAAGGTGACTGTGGTCGCTTGGCCCCTTGTGGAAGAGACAAagtgagaagaagaggaggcggaggcggaggcggaggaggagaagaagcagcagggcGAGGTAAAACTTGCTCACTGCAGGCTGGCTCGCTCGCCGACTAGCTTCAGACCTGGACGTGTTGCAGGTTGCATATTCGCCTCTGCCCGGACAGAGGGACAATTTGATGTGTATAGTGGACGATCACCCAGACTAGTCATAGGAACAAGATAGCATTTCCCAAAGGTcgactctctctctctctctctctctctctctcttctctctctctttctccccaTCCATGTTTACTTATCCCAAAGGGCAGCCAGACTGTGATGCTCTCTTGGGTAAGAACAGGCTGTCTTCTGTAAAGAGTTTCTTTTAGGGTTTTAAGTTCCCATCCCGGCGACGTCTCGTCCGACAGATTGCGAGCACGACGTCGCGGGGGGAGGGTTTAACACTAATATTCCCCGAGTGTAAtaaaaagagagaaagacttTAAAAGAAGAGTCCAGGCGGGAAGGGATGGTCGTTAACCTTGATCGGATTAGCTCGAGGATGCGCGCAGGGGTTCGCTGCTCTGCGGACTGGGCCCGCGCCAATCACGAGGCAGAAGACAGGCATGTCATTGAGAGGTTTTGAGCAAATTGTGgcgtccggcggcggcgtggatCGAAGTtgaccccccctcccctgtcCTGTTCCCCAGGGCTTTGGGTTGGGGGTTAGATTGGTGATTATCGATGGTTTTGGAGAGTTGTTGATCTGCAGAATCTGAGCATGTTTCTGGGCAGAGAGGGCGTCTGTCAGATTGGAACCTGGATGGCGAGTCTCTGAGGCCTTTACAGCTGTTATCTATGGCAGTGGGTAAGACtaggaagagagagagagtgagagagagaaaggaggaggaggaggtgttggtggtggaagaagaagaagagacagacGGACTGCAGAGAGAGCGTCAGTACAAAGTTATTTGTGTCCAAAAAACGAAAGGGATGACAGCCTCCACTTCCAGATGATCCCTTCAACCTTGAATCAGACAAAGCTTCCCTCGAGAAACAGCCAAACAGATTCTTCAGGCAAAGGCTTGACTAAGTCTTAGATAAACACAATCACAAGGTATACCATACCGGGTCTGTGTAAAACCATCCGGCCGAGTCGTCCGGAGTCGTCCGTTCCCCAATCGTAAAGCGACAGGCATGTCGTACCGTGTGTGAACTCTCAGTCGAAAATGAAGTCTGCTCCAGCGAGGCGTATCATAGCGGTCTCGTGTCGCTCAACTTCACAACTCAAAGCACCTCATGCGAAGCATCCCGCCCTCCATGCCTCTCCATGCTTCTCCATGCCTCTCCATGCCTCTCCATGCTTGCCCATGCCACACCATGCCCGTTCGGATGCATCCTGAACCGCGTCACGCTAGCGGAGTAGACCAGTGACGAGGAAACCCGCGCGCACTTCTGTGCCGCCGAGCCGTTCGTTCCAAACCGAGTTTGCTGCTTTGCTGTCACTCTCTCCTGCTACTGCTTAGGCTGCCGAGGCTCTTTGCCGCCCTTTTCTTGAACTTGCTCAATCCGCCTCAACCACTGACCGGATTCCCCGTCTTCCTTTCTGTGCTCCTAAACACGAGGCCGTTTGAAGTGTCGTCGATTTGATTTTCCGGGCGGGTGTTTTTGGTGTGTTtcgtcccctccctccgctCCGGGCCATAGATTCGACGCCTGTTTACCGCCCACCAACATACGTACGTGTTCATGCGCAAGTGACGGGATGTTTCTCTGGCTGTGACATGGTTTTGCGGCCTTGTATTTGCCTTTGATGATCCCTTGGCGCGGTGCCGCCCTTTTCGACGTCTCATAGAAGctatctctctttcttgaTCTGGTCTGGCCGACGGATACAACGAccaagacgaagacgccgacgacgacaaccacAACGACGCCAAAGAACTTTGATCTGGTCCGACGAAAGACGAACACGACGAACACGGCGACCGTAAATACGGATCCTTGGTGGTTGACGACGCTGGATATCGCAACCCGTTCGAGGAAGACGCGGTAATACTGCTCACACCTAAAGCTTCACAAACTATTGTCGTTATGAGCCACAaccatggaggaggaggagggggcatgggcggcggcatgaTGATGGGGACGGCTCTGTTCCAGGTCACCAACATCCACCTTGCGCAGTCATTCTGGTACATCATCGCGGGAGTCGTGGGGTTCCTCGGCATCATACGCGGCCTTAATTATCTCGAGGGTCTTAGAAGGTAAGTCTCCTTGaacctttctctctctctctctctctctctctctctctctctctctctctctctttctttgacacacacacacacacaaacacacacacgcacacactcTCTCTATATATATATTCATCTTGATgctcaccaacaccaccccTTCAGACTCAGGAGGCGCCGCTCCGGATCCGTCCAGTTCCCGACGCGCCCTTCGAACCGCATCACCCAGATCtgggccacgacgacggccctTGTGCGCGAGGCGGGCCACCCGCAGCTCTATATCCCCATCCGCGGCCTGCGCTGggcgacgccgcctccgctgGGCCGCGTCCTCGTGCTACTGGCCTACTGGGCCGTCATCATCTACATGatggtcgaggacgccatcgtcaAGGACGCCTACTACTGGGAGCGCATCGGCTTCCGCAACGCGTGGGTGACGCTGATGCAGATGCCGCTCGTGTACCTGCTTGCCATGAAGGTCAACGTTGTcggcctcatcgtcggcgtctcgCACGAGCGGCTCAACTGGCTGCACCGCTGGGTCGCGCGGACCATGTTCGTCACGGCCACGGTGCACGGCTTCCACTTCTGGACCGAGTGGGTGCGCGCCGACTTTGTCGAGACCCAGTTGAGGATCCTGCCGGCCATCAAgtacggcctcggcgcctgGGGGTTACTGGTCTGGACGTTCCTCACCGGCATGCAGCCGCTGCGCGCCATGGCGTACGAGCTCTTCGTCGCGCAGCACATCCTCtcggccgtcatcttcctgTGGCTCGTCTACGTCCACATCCCGGTCTACGCGCAGCAGTACCTCTGGCTCACCATCGCGCTCATCTGCTTCGACCGCCTCGCGCGGTGGGCGATCCTCGCCTGGCAGAACACGAGGCTCCGCCGGACGAAGggatcgtcgtcgccgtcgtcgtcgtcgacaacgacTTGCGAGGGTGTGAGGCGGCTGGGCCATGAAGTATACCTCCGGGCCGTGGGgtcatcgacgacggtggtgaCGATCAAGGATGTGCACTTTTCGTGGAAGGCCGGGCAGTACCTGTACCTCTGGCTGCCGCGCGTCGGGTTCTTCGAGGCGCACCCGTACACCATCGCCTGCGCGCACCAGGTGCCGGATACCTGCGTTTGCAACAGCATCCAGCTTGTCGTCCGGGCGCACGGGGGCT encodes:
- a CDS encoding Putative copper acquisition factor BIM1-like domain-containing protein; translation: MTRRLLLPVLALASLATAHFSLSVPKPLGDSDSKQGTGPCGGYTPSSSSPAVDFHVDGDAVGMENGHPQTNWLFRATLDQTASGGWTQVFPVVMQTGYGSFCEPQIAVPSNFTGQKGIVAVVAHSPDGLLYACSAVNFVSGAGPSHSECKNATITVDFTSDPSLTALLDTAATPSASGGSGATTTPNAAPRLAAGNLFSLGPAAAIFASVAAAAVGGAALLF
- a CDS encoding Putative Zinc finger, RING-type; its protein translation is MDDPAIEPLIAADAVAHSRRRLSSSKLTSALHDAARSRSHANDAGALDPDTCRICRGEATADEPLFYPCKCSGSIKYVHQDCLMEWLSHSQKKHCELCKTPFRFTKLYSPKMPKTLPAHVFVGHMAKYLFRNVLVWLRAALVISVWLCWLPYLMRSVWAFLFWVSDEGLGSGVLWNSSNATVSRGVSVAFSVANSNVCPASPLLEPTTTPANLGGMLKDIIQGQELPFSRSFHGVNITTNDSMSAALLRMLLGSITSSGSNNSTAASAGGSDPVLDRHPSLLSGVTWLRNMTRYPVVNRTIIGVLEGQIITILVIISFILVILVRDYVVQQQPEINMRAAFAANDNQQPQDQPQPQPQHQFRRPHRRGNENEHEHEHDNDHDHDHNDDVDILNHFHNEDLRGPSESDEDDDDSATAEPPGDHDDMPQLSWGDQDPTFGVADAPQPRTLGALGPRAFDRAAADFDFNTPPEGGPNGDEDAQTPVATVHEYLRIYRQANGDPEKILKIIEEEDLDEPLGYWARITKSMIDKNREMGVPQPRNDSDGSEGPSNSGDSTATPPFAVQLPAPSTPQFSWPPQQHSSENSTDGVGKGKGKAIQQEDMHGSTTGGEGVSEMRASPFQSPLRPRSVSDGPQRNDTINPLANNSWSFSGLNKLPPAEPETEEPMQTFGAAPRPSNAGALAVGSTPPRSNSPAHVSHTDLGVGSAESPGENGIFDHRERDPQPAGFDGLPEDRAVVPEAIEDANGALQEGEDGRAAQRPPLQRGVMDRVADFMWGDIEVRELDIGGRDDGAVHDHNHDGDDDDDDDFDDELDDDDDDDNVEQDREVVEAAVAAGLDPEAIDDAEDFEGIMELIGMRGPIAGLFQNAIFCVVLVSVTIFVCVFIPYNLGRVSVWAAMNPMRLVRMLFSMTKFIQDVAVGVMAGLSSLTLCFIYTSGRMMGFPAGNGVGLLMTKTFNIFMSASSRVLESLTSELPIISTTEMQNFSAISHEALLDLKSYLSGSFVAVGDVVSSVFDRDLVANTKHVADLAANAIVYAWNAVHDLPISVLNPGSWVISFSVPEPSTAVNQALSYWSGTDRFWAILCGYLTFSAISALYLRRGSPFSSGQTGQEWEASLIDLLNQASGVMKVILIISIEMLIFPLYCGLLLDVALLPLFEATTLKSRLAFTVNFPLTSIFVHWFVGTGYMFHFALFVSMCRKIMRKGVLYFIRDPDDPEFHPVRDVLERNVVTQLRKILFSAFVYGALVIVCLGGVVWGLALSLPNVLPIHYSSNEPVLEFPVDLLFYNFAMPLAVKFFKPSDGLHAMYTWWFRKCARGLRLTWFLFGERRIDEEGILALRPGSDLVDLPWWKRCFLEVNWQNRVVPKTWDDTFEGGTAKPTSSISDSEIAMKSLRKERLVETGQLIEDGRFVRTPASDQVKIPKGRRVFIPVTESNSRLDGKTDSPDTDIYSTDQYQLVYIPPHFRARIFLFIMFIWIFAAVTGVSFTIVPLVFGRKMFKVLIPAHIRTNDIYAFSIGIYILGSAAYFLFHARSLFKKTMAWASSTLQSVWQSNAAMGVALMGVQAARLAYAYTVLLVVAPLILTALMELYCLIPLHTYMYPPTPYIAGTNNSGQFTDGIVVSNQHTTRVIQSWTLGLLYVKLGARAITSLYEGTRMAHAVRAVLRRGWLQPDVLVLTRAFVVPGLLVGGLAIFGPPYAVGWMESHGFLGTPAPAPHELKMIYRLSYPAAAFSALAAMVFWSIVSVFNNWKARIRDEAYLIGERLHNFGVGAAGAAGTRGPWRVRGRL
- a CDS encoding Putative ferric reductase, NAD binding domain, ferric reductase transmembrane component-like protein, whose translation is MSHNHGGGGGGMGGGMMMGTALFQVTNIHLAQSFWYIIAGVVGFLGIIRGLNYLEGLRRLRRRRSGSVQFPTRPSNRITQIWATTTALVREAGHPQLYIPIRGLRWATPPPLGRVLVLLAYWAVIIYMMVEDAIVKDAYYWERIGFRNAWVTLMQMPLVYLLAMKVNVVGLIVGVSHERLNWLHRWVARTMFVTATVHGFHFWTEWVRADFVETQLRILPAIKYGLGAWGLLVWTFLTGMQPLRAMAYELFVAQHILSAVIFLWLVYVHIPVYAQQYLWLTIALICFDRLARWAILAWQNTRLRRTKGSSSPSSSSTTTCEGVRRLGHEVYLRAVGSSTTVVTIKDVHFSWKAGQYLYLWLPRVGFFEAHPYTIACAHQVPDTCVCNSIQLVVRAHGGFSKRLYRHALKNATAASSSSSSSSGAAKGAALTGFVTGPFGAPPRWDIYETMVLISASTGASFTLPILESVVQSRGGTTCVTRIEFVLMACQGDEVEFYTQRLRGSMERAQRAGIELVVHIAITRSGKAREGEAARMVLLCSDDGEKTGSGISSSLSSSSSSSSAQKHQQHRRVVSEDSVDGGCCQEKGGLDLEKGGDEALLTSRTRSGSLAGMMREYYCRPDLEELIRGPVEASGGETSVVVCGGPSLTSSVRNCVAALSDERAVHKGTGAQGIHLFVEEYSF